One Candidatus Finniella inopinata genomic window carries:
- a CDS encoding MarR family winged helix-turn-helix transcriptional regulator, with the protein MKEAYFEAVVMIERLHRLFLEVIKIELDRLATPDINNVQALVLYNIGENQLTVGELTNRGYYLGSNVSYNLRKMVQNDYVVQIPSPHDRRSSHVKLSAKGMTLFSKLDKVLGGHAQTLQEKVASTGDMTAFVNTLRKLEGFWSSFLTR; encoded by the coding sequence ATGAAAGAAGCTTATTTTGAAGCCGTCGTTATGATTGAAAGATTACACCGGCTTTTCCTAGAAGTTATTAAGATTGAACTGGATCGTTTAGCAACGCCAGATATCAATAACGTGCAGGCATTAGTGCTGTACAATATTGGCGAAAATCAATTAACTGTTGGTGAATTAACAAACCGTGGATATTACTTGGGGTCGAACGTCTCGTATAATTTGCGTAAGATGGTTCAAAACGATTATGTCGTCCAAATCCCATCCCCTCACGATCGCCGTTCAAGCCATGTTAAGCTGTCTGCCAAAGGGATGACACTTTTCAGTAAGCTGGACAAGGTCCTTGGTGGGCATGCTCAGACCCTTCAAGAAAAGGTTGCAAGCACGGGCGATATGACAGCATTTGTGAATACATTGCGGAAACTGGAAGGTTTTTGGTCTAGCTTTTTAACTCGCTAG
- the pnp gene encoding polyribonucleotide nucleotidyltransferase — MSHFFKIHRQEINWGGRTLSLETGKIARQADAAIMVTYGETTVLCTVVGNKHANPAASFFPLSVHYQEKSFAVGRIPGGFFKREGRPSEKEVLTSRLIDRPIRPLFPDGFYNEVQVVCTVLSYDYENDADIAALVGTSAALSLSGIPFAGPVGAARVGYVDGQLVLNPIPEQMQTSSLDLVVAGTREGVLMVESEAKELSEDLMLQAVEFGHQSFQPVIAMIEALKTQAGKASWAMPLLPDNIEVLKKHITKVAENDLKQAYELSQKQERYEAIHSTQLKTKEALEGEIFNDLIFDQLFEELKSDIVRNNVLDKDKRVDGRGLTNIRPIECEVGIIPRTHGSALFTRGETQALVVATLGTGQDEQTIDALEGEFKERFLLHYNFPSYSVGEVGRMSSPGRREIGHGRLAWRALRPLLPTREGFPYTMRAVSEVTESNGSSSMATVCGTSLALMDAGVPLIRPVAGIAMGLIKEGDKFAVLSDILGDEDHLGDMDFKVAGTEVGITALQMDIKITSITHEIMKIALEQAHKGRLHILEQMAKALEGSRVQVSTYAPRMTTMKINRDKIRDIIGAGGKVIREICEKSGAKIDIDEDGQISIAGPDSESLEHAIAMITNIVGEPEVGAIYTGKVVKIMEFGAFVNFMGSKDGLVHISELAPNRVNKVTDIVQVGDTVQVKFVGFDDRGKLKLSMKAVSGPQNPSEGA, encoded by the coding sequence ATGTCTCATTTTTTTAAAATTCACCGCCAAGAAATTAATTGGGGCGGGCGCACACTTAGCCTTGAAACAGGAAAAATTGCCCGTCAAGCTGACGCGGCTATCATGGTTACTTATGGCGAAACCACGGTTTTATGTACAGTGGTTGGCAATAAACACGCAAATCCAGCAGCAAGCTTTTTCCCCTTATCAGTTCATTATCAAGAAAAATCATTTGCTGTAGGACGCATTCCTGGTGGTTTTTTTAAACGCGAAGGACGCCCATCTGAGAAAGAAGTCTTAACATCGCGCCTTATTGACCGCCCTATTCGCCCTTTATTTCCCGACGGCTTTTATAACGAGGTCCAGGTTGTTTGTACGGTCCTTAGTTACGATTACGAGAATGACGCCGACATTGCAGCCTTAGTAGGCACCTCAGCTGCCTTAAGTTTATCAGGCATTCCTTTTGCTGGCCCTGTGGGTGCAGCCCGTGTGGGATATGTTGATGGTCAACTTGTCTTGAATCCAATTCCTGAACAGATGCAGACCTCTTCCCTTGATTTAGTGGTTGCTGGAACGCGTGAAGGCGTTTTGATGGTTGAATCCGAGGCAAAGGAATTGTCAGAAGACCTCATGCTCCAAGCTGTTGAGTTCGGTCATCAATCATTTCAACCGGTGATCGCAATGATCGAAGCTTTGAAGACCCAAGCTGGTAAAGCAAGTTGGGCGATGCCTTTATTGCCTGACAATATCGAAGTTTTGAAAAAGCACATTACCAAAGTTGCTGAAAATGATTTGAAGCAAGCGTACGAGCTGTCACAAAAACAAGAACGGTATGAGGCCATTCATAGTACGCAGTTAAAAACAAAAGAAGCCTTAGAAGGCGAGATTTTTAATGATCTTATTTTTGATCAACTGTTTGAAGAATTAAAATCAGATATCGTACGCAACAACGTTTTGGACAAAGACAAACGGGTTGATGGTCGCGGTTTAACCAATATTAGGCCGATTGAGTGTGAGGTTGGAATTATCCCTCGCACCCATGGCAGCGCCTTGTTTACCCGCGGTGAAACACAGGCCCTTGTTGTTGCCACCCTTGGTACTGGCCAAGATGAACAAACAATCGACGCCTTGGAAGGCGAATTCAAAGAACGCTTCTTGTTGCATTACAACTTCCCCTCTTATTCTGTTGGTGAGGTTGGTCGCATGTCTTCCCCCGGTCGCCGTGAAATTGGTCATGGTCGCCTGGCATGGCGGGCTTTGCGTCCACTTTTACCCACCCGTGAGGGATTCCCTTATACCATGCGCGCTGTATCAGAGGTGACTGAATCAAACGGATCATCATCGATGGCAACCGTGTGCGGAACATCGTTGGCATTGATGGATGCCGGCGTTCCCTTGATAAGACCGGTTGCTGGTATTGCCATGGGATTGATCAAAGAAGGTGATAAGTTTGCAGTCTTGTCGGACATTTTGGGTGACGAAGATCACTTGGGCGACATGGATTTCAAGGTTGCGGGTACAGAGGTTGGTATCACGGCCTTGCAGATGGATATCAAAATCACCAGCATTACACATGAGATCATGAAAATCGCCCTGGAACAGGCCCATAAGGGACGCCTGCATATTTTGGAGCAGATGGCAAAAGCTTTGGAAGGATCACGCGTTCAGGTCAGCACCTATGCACCACGCATGACAACCATGAAGATTAATCGCGATAAAATTCGCGATATCATCGGTGCTGGTGGCAAAGTCATCCGCGAGATTTGTGAAAAAAGTGGCGCCAAAATTGACATTGACGAAGATGGTCAAATTTCAATTGCCGGTCCAGATTCGGAAAGCCTTGAGCACGCCATAGCCATGATCACGAATATTGTGGGTGAACCAGAGGTCGGCGCGATTTATACCGGTAAAGTTGTCAAGATCATGGAATTTGGTGCTTTCGTAAACTTTATGGGCAGCAAGGATGGTCTTGTGCACATCAGTGAATTGGCACCCAACCGGGTTAACAAAGTCACTGATATTGTACAAGTCGGTGATACGGTTCAGGTTAAGTTTGTTGGCTTTGATGATCGTGGCAAGCTGAAACTGAGCATGAAAGCAGTATCGGGCCCTCAAAACCCAAGTGAAGGTGCATAA
- the nusB gene encoding transcription antitermination factor NusB produces the protein MLKDSKPRISARHSSRLKGVQALYQHELTSDDMNSIVEQVVSAIQEKAAIENFKGLVPDLEFFKEIVLGTHKNREAVDEEITANLSQGWRLERLPLVVLCILRQAVYELRYQPLVPGPVIINEYIEITKDFFDEAETSFVNGILDAISKKSR, from the coding sequence ATGTTAAAAGACTCTAAGCCGAGAATTTCCGCACGTCATTCCTCAAGGCTAAAGGGTGTTCAGGCTTTATACCAGCATGAGTTAACATCCGATGATATGAACAGTATTGTTGAACAGGTTGTCAGCGCCATTCAAGAGAAGGCAGCAATCGAAAACTTTAAAGGACTCGTCCCAGATTTAGAATTCTTTAAAGAGATTGTGTTAGGGACCCATAAAAACAGAGAGGCTGTTGACGAGGAAATAACAGCTAATCTTTCCCAGGGCTGGAGACTAGAGCGCTTACCTCTCGTGGTTCTTTGTATTTTAAGACAGGCGGTTTACGAGTTGAGATATCAACCTCTTGTACCAGGACCTGTCATTATTAATGAGTACATCGAGATAACAAAAGATTTTTTTGATGAGGCAGAAACTTCTTTTGTAAATGGCATTTTGGACGCCATTTCCAAAAAATCTCGATAG
- a CDS encoding lysylphosphatidylglycerol synthase transmembrane domain-containing protein, which translates to MNMASRLFFVKVFFTGLIVYFLGKKLDFQLVKQTLKQLSYPTVLAGIGCLWVGISAGAKRWQEIISCQTKTLPLLDLWRQTVIGAFLNQCLPSSVGGDVYRGFMAKQYGLTTEWAINSTLIDRLYGLMGFVLLGILALPGQFDTLNQTSLGQTMIVCLLLAGAGFTTLAFFHRLPLPKVSVLTFLETFSKQFYLTLKNRDHTGKILACSWITTLGCTFPLYLISLDMNLSLTFGQIVIALPFIFLIAVVPISFAGWGLREGTMVVALGLFGIGKEQAFSLSVVYGLIQLLAALPGLIVWLAFPHSPSEGKSA; encoded by the coding sequence ATGAATATGGCTTCCCGTTTGTTTTTTGTGAAAGTGTTTTTTACAGGCCTAATTGTCTACTTTCTAGGTAAAAAACTAGACTTTCAATTGGTAAAACAAACGTTAAAACAATTGTCTTATCCCACAGTTTTGGCCGGCATAGGGTGTCTGTGGGTTGGTATTTCTGCGGGCGCCAAGCGATGGCAAGAGATTATTAGTTGTCAGACTAAAACCTTACCTTTGTTAGACCTGTGGCGCCAAACCGTCATTGGGGCTTTCTTAAATCAATGCCTACCCAGTTCGGTGGGCGGCGATGTATACCGTGGGTTTATGGCTAAACAATATGGTCTGACCACAGAATGGGCGATTAACAGCACCCTTATTGACCGTCTTTACGGCCTGATGGGGTTTGTTCTTTTAGGCATTTTGGCCCTTCCTGGACAATTTGACACCCTGAACCAAACAAGCTTGGGTCAAACAATGATCGTTTGTTTACTTTTAGCGGGTGCGGGTTTTACGACCTTGGCATTTTTTCATCGTCTGCCATTACCAAAAGTTTCCGTTTTGACGTTCCTGGAAACTTTTTCAAAGCAATTTTACCTGACGTTAAAGAACCGTGACCATACCGGAAAGATCTTGGCTTGTTCCTGGATCACCACTCTTGGGTGCACTTTTCCTTTGTACCTGATTTCTTTGGACATGAATCTTTCCCTAACCTTTGGGCAAATTGTGATCGCCCTTCCCTTTATTTTTTTAATAGCCGTGGTGCCCATTTCCTTTGCGGGTTGGGGCTTGCGAGAAGGGACAATGGTCGTGGCCCTTGGTCTATTTGGCATCGGTAAAGAGCAGGCATTTTCTTTGTCTGTTGTTTATGGTTTAATTCAGCTGTTGGCGGCCTTGCCTGGCTTAATCGTTTGGTTGGCTTTCCCTCATTCTCCATCAGAAGGAAAATCAGCATGA
- a CDS encoding GNAT family N-acetyltransferase yields MIESPILLDLPVPFYTSRLMIRPMMPGDGPAVWAAVEESRPQIRKWLPWVDDVKCWQDSEKSARQFYANFILRRDFNFCIFKGDVYVGGCGLRNVNWDVPSATVAYWCRESLQGQGYVTEAVGALTLYAFKEMGFKRLVIRCELENTKSAAVANRLGFDLEMTAKGIMAHPRTEELLTICSFVRFDSSGLENSYSYKLGS; encoded by the coding sequence ATGATTGAAAGCCCTATCCTTTTAGATCTGCCGGTGCCGTTTTATACATCTCGGCTGATGATCCGCCCCATGATGCCAGGCGACGGCCCTGCCGTATGGGCAGCCGTTGAAGAATCAAGACCCCAAATCAGAAAGTGGTTGCCGTGGGTTGATGATGTAAAATGTTGGCAAGATTCTGAAAAATCAGCCCGGCAGTTTTATGCGAATTTTATTTTGAGAAGAGATTTCAATTTTTGCATATTTAAGGGGGACGTGTACGTTGGAGGATGTGGATTGCGCAACGTTAACTGGGACGTTCCTTCGGCCACTGTAGCGTACTGGTGCCGAGAAAGCCTTCAAGGCCAAGGATATGTTACCGAAGCTGTTGGTGCTCTGACCCTATACGCCTTTAAAGAAATGGGATTCAAGCGGTTAGTCATTCGTTGTGAACTAGAAAACACGAAAAGCGCGGCCGTTGCGAATCGTCTGGGATTTGATCTGGAAATGACAGCTAAGGGAATCATGGCGCACCCCCGTACCGAGGAACTTTTGACGATATGCAGTTTCGTGCGATTTGATTCTTCTGGCTTGGAAAATTCCTACTCTTATAAGCTTGGATCTTAA
- a CDS encoding tRNA (cytidine(34)-2'-O)-methyltransferase: MLHLALYQPEIPQNAGTLIRLAACVGIKLDIIEPCGFIFDDARLKRAGMDYGEIENIKRHQNWSAFFSFYTSHRLILLDTKAETNYLDFTFHSDDILLVGRESNGVPPDVFQNTRHQIKIAMQPHKRSLNVAVAASMVLGEALRQTKGH; encoded by the coding sequence ATGCTGCATCTGGCCCTTTATCAACCAGAAATCCCGCAAAATGCTGGAACCCTGATCCGTCTTGCAGCATGTGTTGGCATCAAGCTTGATATCATTGAACCCTGCGGCTTTATTTTTGATGATGCGCGCCTGAAACGGGCTGGTATGGATTATGGTGAGATAGAAAACATTAAGCGTCATCAAAATTGGAGCGCCTTCTTCTCCTTTTACACTTCACATCGTCTTATTTTGTTGGATACCAAAGCTGAGACCAATTATTTGGACTTTACATTTCACTCCGATGACATTTTGCTGGTCGGGCGTGAGAGCAATGGTGTGCCACCTGATGTTTTCCAAAACACCCGTCACCAAATCAAAATCGCGATGCAGCCCCATAAACGGTCTTTAAATGTCGCTGTGGCAGCGTCGATGGTGTTAGGGGAAGCATTAAGGCAAACAAAGGGACATTAA
- the mutL gene encoding DNA mismatch repair endonuclease MutL codes for MTSPIRLLDSTLINQIAAGEVIERPAAAVKELVENAVDAGATHIDILLREGGRTLIQITDNGCGMERDDLWLAVERHATSKLPEGDLFNIKSFGFRGEALPSIGAVSRLTITSRPAHQDTAWELFLEGGVKNEPKIVAYPIGTRISVRDLFYATPARLKFLKSINTELSHCVDCINRLALAHPHIRFHLKETDRVLIDYPSSPSLEYRMTQILGADFVNNARPIQGQRDNVGIKGWVSLPTYNRSQSTEQFLFVNNRPVRDKLFHAAIRVAYQDLLAGNRYPVVVAYLTVDPDEVDVNVHPAKTEVRFRDAQIVRGLVINAIRQTLVSHGQTTSSHLGDQAIAVLRPSAPPSNIPSYAAASSRFNPSFAPPRPPAFQGFIPSSPTAAASVAQNLYEVPETHNDWPLGQAVGQIHSTFILAEKADSLVIVDQHAAHERLVYEQLKQNLHEKNVASQAVLLPEVLTVAQTDLALLEPHLPELQGLGFDIEVYSGNALVVRQIPALLSGLKASDFIHDLLSDLKELDQGVAVTEKLYEILSSVACRGSIRAGRKLSLQEMNAMLRQMESTPLSGQCNHGRPTYVELKKTDIEKLFGRR; via the coding sequence ATGACATCACCTATTCGGTTACTTGACTCTACCTTGATCAACCAAATCGCTGCTGGTGAAGTCATCGAACGCCCCGCTGCCGCCGTAAAGGAATTGGTCGAAAATGCGGTGGATGCGGGTGCGACCCATATTGATATTCTGTTGCGCGAGGGCGGCAGGACCCTGATTCAAATCACGGATAATGGCTGCGGCATGGAACGGGATGATTTATGGTTGGCCGTTGAACGGCACGCGACCTCTAAACTGCCCGAGGGGGATTTATTTAACATCAAAAGCTTTGGCTTTCGGGGCGAGGCTTTACCCTCCATCGGTGCCGTCAGCCGCCTGACCATCACCAGTCGACCAGCCCACCAAGACACGGCCTGGGAATTATTCTTAGAGGGGGGCGTAAAAAATGAGCCCAAGATAGTCGCCTACCCGATAGGGACACGTATCAGTGTTCGGGACTTATTTTATGCCACGCCGGCCCGATTGAAATTCCTAAAAAGCATCAACACCGAATTATCCCATTGTGTCGATTGTATCAACCGGCTGGCTTTGGCCCACCCCCATATCAGATTCCATTTAAAAGAAACCGACCGGGTTTTGATTGATTATCCGTCAAGCCCAAGCTTAGAATACCGAATGACGCAAATTTTGGGGGCTGATTTTGTCAATAATGCCCGCCCGATCCAGGGACAACGCGACAATGTGGGAATTAAAGGCTGGGTCAGTTTGCCAACCTATAACCGCAGTCAGTCAACAGAACAATTCTTGTTTGTGAATAACCGACCCGTGCGCGACAAATTGTTTCATGCGGCCATTCGAGTCGCCTACCAAGATTTACTGGCAGGAAACCGTTACCCCGTTGTGGTGGCGTATCTAACCGTTGATCCTGACGAGGTGGATGTGAACGTTCACCCTGCCAAAACGGAGGTTCGCTTTCGGGATGCGCAGATCGTGCGGGGGCTTGTGATCAATGCCATACGCCAAACGCTGGTAAGCCATGGCCAAACGACCTCTTCCCACTTAGGCGATCAGGCGATAGCTGTTTTGCGGCCCTCAGCGCCACCTTCCAACATTCCTTCTTATGCGGCAGCCTCCTCCCGATTCAATCCATCCTTTGCGCCCCCAAGACCCCCTGCATTTCAGGGATTTATCCCAAGCTCACCAACGGCGGCTGCCTCCGTTGCCCAAAACCTTTATGAAGTTCCCGAGACGCACAACGATTGGCCTTTGGGACAAGCTGTTGGCCAAATCCACAGCACCTTCATTTTGGCTGAAAAGGCTGACAGCCTTGTGATTGTTGACCAGCATGCCGCCCATGAACGCCTGGTGTATGAACAACTAAAACAAAACCTGCATGAAAAAAATGTGGCCAGCCAGGCTGTGTTGTTGCCAGAGGTGTTGACGGTCGCGCAAACGGACTTGGCCCTTTTGGAACCCCACCTTCCAGAGTTACAAGGCCTAGGATTTGACATTGAAGTCTACAGTGGGAATGCCCTGGTTGTGCGCCAAATTCCAGCGTTATTAAGCGGCCTAAAAGCCAGCGATTTCATTCATGACCTGCTGAGTGACCTTAAGGAATTGGACCAAGGGGTTGCCGTTACTGAAAAATTGTACGAAATTTTATCGAGTGTTGCGTGTAGAGGCAGTATTCGCGCCGGCCGCAAATTATCCTTACAAGAAATGAATGCGATGCTGAGACAAATGGAATCCACGCCCCTTTCAGGACAATGCAACCACGGCCGCCCCACTTATGTGGAATTGAAAAAAACCGATATTGAGAAATTGTTTGGACGGCGGTAG
- the metG gene encoding methionine--tRNA ligase gives MAQPFYITTPIYYVNDIPHIGHAYTTLACDTLARYKRLAGDDVYFLTGTDEHGQKVEKAAEQKGLAPQDFVDQVSQSFRDLIPAINATPDDFIRTTEIRHKQAVQHLWDELVKQGAIYLGEYSGWYAVRDEAFYGEGELVNGKAPTGADVEWVTESSYFFRLSAFQDRLLELYHQNPGFIAPQSRRNEVMRFVEGGLHDLSISRTSFKWGVTVPNDPKHVVYVWLDALTNYITALEYPDQGGNFGKYWPHAIHVVGKDILRFHAVYWPAFLMAANLPLPKQIFAHGWWTNEGEKISKSLGNTIDPIELVQTFGADAVRYFLLREVSFGQDGDFSRQQLINRYNSDLANAYGNLVQRVLSFIHKSCDGVVPKPQDLQESDQDLLNACMITTQLETDMEALAFHKYADHAWQIIAHANRYMDEQKPWGLKTTDVPRMHTILYALADTIRQIALLTQPLLPVASAAILDQLAIPLDQRKLVGNPLKPGTPLPEPKGVFPRYVP, from the coding sequence ATGGCCCAACCTTTCTACATCACCACTCCCATCTATTACGTCAATGACATCCCGCACATTGGCCACGCTTACACAACCCTAGCGTGTGACACATTGGCTCGTTACAAACGTCTGGCAGGCGATGACGTCTATTTCTTGACGGGCACAGACGAGCATGGGCAAAAGGTTGAAAAGGCTGCGGAACAAAAGGGGTTGGCACCTCAGGATTTTGTCGATCAAGTGTCTCAGTCCTTTCGAGATTTAATCCCTGCCATCAATGCGACACCTGACGATTTCATACGCACCACAGAAATCCGCCACAAACAGGCAGTTCAGCATTTGTGGGATGAATTGGTCAAGCAGGGTGCCATCTATTTGGGCGAATATTCGGGTTGGTATGCTGTTCGGGACGAGGCGTTTTATGGTGAAGGTGAATTGGTAAATGGCAAAGCTCCCACGGGCGCTGATGTGGAATGGGTGACCGAGTCCAGCTATTTTTTCCGCCTGTCAGCTTTTCAAGACCGGTTGTTAGAATTGTATCATCAGAACCCCGGTTTTATTGCACCCCAAAGTCGCCGCAATGAAGTGATGCGCTTTGTGGAGGGTGGTTTGCATGATCTGTCCATTTCCCGCACCAGCTTCAAGTGGGGGGTGACCGTGCCCAATGACCCAAAGCACGTCGTCTATGTGTGGTTAGATGCATTGACGAATTATATCACGGCCCTGGAATACCCTGACCAAGGCGGTAATTTTGGGAAGTATTGGCCCCATGCCATTCATGTGGTAGGCAAAGATATCCTGCGATTCCACGCCGTCTACTGGCCAGCATTCTTAATGGCGGCTAACTTGCCTTTGCCGAAGCAGATTTTTGCTCACGGTTGGTGGACGAACGAGGGGGAAAAGATTTCCAAATCCCTTGGCAATACTATTGACCCCATTGAACTGGTCCAAACCTTTGGTGCCGATGCTGTGCGGTATTTTTTGTTGAGGGAAGTATCCTTTGGCCAAGATGGTGATTTTTCCCGCCAACAATTGATCAATCGATATAACAGTGACTTAGCCAATGCCTATGGCAATTTGGTTCAACGCGTGTTGTCGTTTATTCATAAAAGCTGTGATGGGGTCGTTCCCAAGCCTCAGGATTTGCAAGAATCTGATCAAGATTTATTAAACGCCTGCATGATTACCACGCAACTTGAAACTGATATGGAGGCCTTAGCGTTCCATAAGTATGCCGACCATGCTTGGCAAATCATTGCCCACGCGAACCGATATATGGACGAGCAAAAGCCGTGGGGACTTAAGACAACAGACGTTCCCCGCATGCACACCATTTTATATGCTTTGGCCGACACCATTCGCCAGATTGCCCTTTTAACACAACCGTTACTACCTGTGGCCAGTGCAGCGATTTTGGATCAGTTGGCGATCCCCCTTGATCAACGAAAGTTGGTGGGCAATCCCCTTAAACCAGGAACCCCGTTACCAGAACCCAAGGGTGTGTTCCCAAGATATGTGCCCTAG
- a CDS encoding RNA recognition motif domain-containing protein, whose translation MNKKLYVSNLSFSMNDSDLEKVFAEVGSVVSAKIITDRRSGRSKGFGFVEMTTDEEAKLAIKDLNGKESQGRMISVAEAKPQEPREYSNNRDFGGGGGGGRDFGPRRDGGGGNGGGYRGGGGGGGYDRPRGGYSR comes from the coding sequence ATGAATAAAAAATTATACGTCAGCAATCTATCGTTTTCAATGAATGATAGTGATCTTGAAAAGGTCTTTGCTGAAGTAGGGTCCGTAGTCTCAGCTAAAATTATTACGGATCGTCGTTCTGGCCGCAGCAAGGGTTTCGGATTTGTTGAAATGACAACGGATGAAGAAGCAAAGTTAGCTATTAAAGACTTGAATGGTAAAGAAAGCCAAGGCCGCATGATCAGCGTTGCCGAAGCGAAACCACAAGAACCCCGTGAATACAGTAACAACCGGGACTTCGGTGGCGGCGGTGGCGGTGGCCGTGATTTCGGCCCTCGTCGTGATGGCGGTGGCGGTAACGGCGGCGGATATCGTGGCGGCGGTGGTGGTGGCGGTTACGATCGCCCACGTGGCGGCTACTCTCGCTAG
- a CDS encoding RNA methyltransferase, with amino-acid sequence MKPIIILVETQLPENLGSVARVMANFGLSKLRLVKPQAQPLDPKAIALSVGAFDILDDVIITENFEEAVADLNYVFATTAYQRDMIKAYETPKTFVDLIKKPEFQEERFGIVFGPERTGLTNDYMARCHKAITIPVNPDFSSLNLAQAVSVIAYEWFQSQSSQALKACIQLGKTTLATQGQMNGFLNLLEKNLDQTNFWRVSTKKPIMWRNLQNLFTRLDLTQQDLKTLCGVVDALSKSLDKKPD; translated from the coding sequence GTGAAACCCATCATCATTCTTGTTGAGACGCAACTGCCGGAAAATTTGGGGTCTGTGGCCCGAGTAATGGCGAATTTTGGGTTGTCCAAGCTTAGGCTTGTGAAGCCACAGGCTCAACCCCTAGATCCCAAAGCCATAGCCTTGTCTGTGGGGGCCTTTGACATATTAGACGATGTGATCATTACAGAAAACTTCGAAGAAGCTGTGGCCGATTTGAATTATGTTTTCGCCACCACGGCATATCAACGTGATATGATTAAAGCCTATGAAACGCCAAAAACCTTTGTCGACCTCATTAAAAAGCCTGAATTCCAGGAAGAACGTTTCGGGATTGTCTTTGGACCTGAAAGAACAGGCCTTACAAACGATTATATGGCACGTTGTCACAAGGCCATCACAATTCCTGTTAATCCGGATTTTTCATCCCTTAATCTGGCTCAGGCAGTCTCTGTCATTGCCTACGAATGGTTTCAAAGCCAATCATCACAAGCTTTAAAAGCCTGTATCCAATTGGGCAAGACAACCCTGGCAACACAAGGCCAAATGAATGGTTTTTTAAACTTGTTGGAGAAAAACCTAGACCAAACAAATTTTTGGCGTGTTTCCACAAAAAAGCCTATTATGTGGCGAAATTTGCAAAACCTGTTTACGCGCCTGGACCTTACCCAACAAGATTTAAAAACTTTGTGCGGTGTTGTCGATGCACTTTCTAAAAGCCTGGATAAAAAACCTGACTAA
- a CDS encoding D-sedoheptulose-7-phosphate isomerase, whose protein sequence is MSFADYTRQSLQVYQDVLNSNTLHQRLDKAIDVTVHALKTGRPLLVCGNGGSASDAQHIAGELVGRYLKERQALNVICLSDNPVILTALGNDYGYETVFSRQVEAYGQEGGVLMGLSTSGNSPNVIRAFEQAKKQSMTTIALTGKGGGRLEPLTDVLLDMPSTITPHIQQAHILFYHYYCEQVERAFSGGSANFGS, encoded by the coding sequence ATGAGTTTTGCCGATTACACCCGTCAATCCCTGCAAGTTTATCAGGATGTTTTGAATTCAAACACTTTGCATCAACGGTTGGATAAAGCCATTGACGTTACGGTTCATGCTTTAAAGACGGGGCGCCCTTTGTTGGTTTGTGGTAATGGCGGATCGGCATCTGATGCGCAACATATAGCAGGCGAACTGGTGGGCCGATATCTGAAAGAACGACAGGCTTTGAACGTTATATGTTTGTCAGATAACCCTGTTATTCTAACGGCCTTGGGGAATGATTATGGGTACGAGACCGTTTTTTCCCGCCAGGTGGAGGCCTATGGGCAAGAAGGTGGTGTTCTGATGGGCTTGTCGACCAGTGGCAATTCGCCCAATGTTATCCGGGCGTTTGAACAGGCAAAAAAACAATCAATGACGACGATTGCCTTGACAGGAAAAGGGGGAGGGCGGCTGGAACCCTTGACAGATGTTCTGCTTGATATGCCAAGCACAATCACCCCCCATATTCAACAAGCCCACATCTTATTTTATCATTATTACTGTGAACAGGTGGAGCGGGCTTTTTCTGGAGGTTCTGCTAATTTTGGTTCATGA